In the genome of Nomascus leucogenys isolate Asia chromosome 12, Asia_NLE_v1, whole genome shotgun sequence, the window GGGCCCCTGCGTGGCAGGAGCCTGGGGGTCGCTGGGGGCAGGAGTAACAGAGGGAGAGACTGAGTTACTGAGAATGCAGCTTTCTTTCATTTGGTCACTTCACCTCTTCATCGACCCCAGAGAGGGAGTGGGGACCCTGCAtcctgccccctccccgcccccgggGTCTTCTGGCAGGACTGGGGAAGGGAGCCTCTCGGGGGTGGCGGTCCACGCCCCGTAGCACCTGGGAGCTGTAGGGGCCGAGGCAGTCCGAAGGTCTGGGGCAGCTCTGAGCGCATGTGCAGGTCCGGTACCCCGAGCGCCTTGCAGCGGGAGCCGGGGCCCATCAGTAATAGTGCATGCGGCCCAGGGTGCCCGCGCCCGTGACCGTGGGGCTGGGCCCCAGCGTGCCTGTGCCCAGCAGGTCCGGCTGCCCGGTGCGCCAGATCTCCCGCAGGATCCGCTCGCGCTCCTCCAGCCGCTGCGCCCGCTCCAGCTCCTCCGCCGACGTGAAGACGTTGACGCTGAGGGGCCCGTCCGGCTCTGCGGACAGCTCGGGGCCCGGCAGCGTGTCGTCGGGGCCCAGCCGAGTCACcgtgtcctcctcctcctcgtcgtCGTCCTCGGGCTCCAGGGTGCTGCTGCGGGGGTCCCGGCGCTGAGCCGGGCCCCGGGGCCGCGGGCGGGGCGCCCACGAGATGCTGATGACGAGCAGGCAGAGGGTGAGCAGCAGGCCGAAGCAGACGCCCAGCACGAAGTAGAGGCCGAAGCTCTCGGGGTTGGCTGCGGGGCACAGGGCGGGGGTCACGGAGGGGCCCGGGCGGGTGGGGGTTGTCCCACTTCCAAAAGACCCCAGGTTCTAGGTGTGGGGGCGAGGCCTGTAACCCCTACTCGAAGGGCATTAGGGAACCGCCAGCGGGCAACGGGGCGGGGAGTGGGGCGGAGGGGACGGACAAGGcgctgggggagggaaggggatggTGGTCAGGGAAGGGTTCGGTGGTCAGGGAAGGGTTCAGGCCCCCAGTCTTCCGGCGCCCGCCCTCACCGCGGATGTGCGCGTAGGCAGCCAGGCTGTTGCTGAGCAACTCCATGTCCCTTCGCGGGGCATCCATGCCGCTCTGGGGGGCAGCTCCTCTGCCAGCCTGCGAGGTCAGCAAAGTCAGATCCTTCTCCCAGCCTGGAGCCCACCCCGACCCCTTCCGCGGCCAGCTCCTCTCCCGGGAGCCGCGGCCCCAGGTTCCACCCTGGAGAGAGCGCTTCCCTAACTTCGTGGCGGCCCGGGGCCCTGCCGGGGGGAACCCCTCTCCCGGGCGCGGACGCCCCTCCAGCCCGGGGAGCAGCGCCGGGGACCGCGGGAGGCCCCGCCCCCTGGTGAGGTCCCCAGCTGAGGCCCGGTTCCGCCGTCCCGGGGCGGGATGGAGGATAGGGACGCTGAGCCTCCACGCCCCAGGCGGGCTCCGGGAAGGGAAGCTGCCTCTCTcctcgcccggccgccccgcgGGGACCCACCGGCCCGGGGCCGGGCCCACTCACCGTCAGCGCCCCGCTTCCCGGCTGCCCGGCCCCGGCGCGTCCCGCGGCCGCATACACTGGGTCAGACCGCCCCGCCCGCTCCTGTCCCGCCGCCCCTCCGGCCCCGCTGGGCTCCCAGGCCGCGGCAGCGCGGGCGGGACACGGACCGAGGGACCAGCGGGCGGAAAGTTTCCTCCAAGGAAAGAGGAGggacggggcggggcggggcgggcggggaggcggggaggaaaagggctgggagaggaagggga includes:
- the EVA1B gene encoding protein eva-1 homolog B, which encodes MDAPRRDMELLSNSLAAYAHIRANPESFGLYFVLGVCFGLLLTLCLLVISISWAPRPRPRGPAQRRDPRSSTLEPEDDDEEEEDTVTRLGPDDTLPGPELSAEPDGPLSVNVFTSAEELERAQRLEERERILREIWRTGQPDLLGTGTLGPSPTVTGAGTLGRMHYY